In one Mucilaginibacter sp. PAMB04168 genomic region, the following are encoded:
- the glgB gene encoding 1,4-alpha-glucan branching protein GlgB produces the protein MEYTVEDTAPTQETLPWFSLFSEFDISLFKAGKHYQLYNKLGSHQVQHLGQTGTYFAVWAPNAKNVSVIGNFNGWNRNAHAMHVRWDHSGIWELFIPEVAVGECYKYFIESHNGYKVEKGDPYAYHWETPPHTATITSDLSYAWADEQWMTSRHQSKPLQKPLSVYEVHLGSWRRVLDPESRFMTYREMAVELTAYCKDMNFTHVEFMPVMEHPFYGSWGYQLTGYFAPSSRYGNAQDFMYLIDQLHQAGIGVILDWVPSHFPTDEHGLGYFDGTHLYEYADPRKGFHPDWKSLIFNFCRNEVRAFLISNALYWLDKYHIDGLRVDAVASMLYLDYSRKEGEWIPNEHGGRENLEAISFLQEFNDAVHQHHPDVITIAEESTAWPGVTQPTSWGGLGFDLKWMMGWMHDTLSYFENEPLYRSYHQGQLTFSLVYAFTEKFVLPLSHDEVVYGKHSLINKMPGDNWQQFANLRLLYGYMYGHPGAKMIFMGGDFAQRHEWAHDYSMDWHETHDPLHKGVQQWLKQLNTLYKQYPAFYENSYSPDGFEWIDMNDSVNSVLSWVRKGFNEQDRLLFVANFTPVVRHNYRIGVPQLGVYQEILNSDNLSYGGSDVLNSGNLETYPIPMHGKQHSLLLTLPPLGITILKYDTSFDWLYTA, from the coding sequence ATGGAATATACAGTGGAAGATACCGCCCCTACACAAGAAACATTACCATGGTTCTCGTTATTCAGCGAGTTTGATATAAGCTTGTTTAAAGCGGGTAAGCATTATCAGCTATACAACAAGTTAGGTTCGCATCAGGTACAGCACTTGGGTCAAACAGGTACTTACTTTGCCGTCTGGGCACCTAACGCCAAAAATGTATCGGTAATTGGTAACTTTAACGGCTGGAACCGCAACGCACATGCCATGCATGTACGCTGGGACCATTCGGGTATATGGGAGCTTTTTATTCCGGAAGTGGCAGTGGGCGAGTGTTATAAATACTTTATCGAATCGCACAACGGTTATAAGGTAGAAAAAGGCGACCCATACGCTTATCATTGGGAAACGCCTCCGCATACGGCCACCATAACTTCCGATTTAAGCTATGCCTGGGCCGATGAGCAATGGATGACCAGCAGGCACCAGTCAAAGCCATTACAAAAGCCGTTATCTGTTTACGAAGTGCATTTGGGTTCATGGCGCCGTGTGCTCGATCCCGAAAGCCGGTTTATGACCTATAGGGAAATGGCCGTTGAGTTGACTGCATATTGTAAGGACATGAATTTTACGCATGTGGAGTTCATGCCCGTTATGGAGCATCCATTCTATGGCTCCTGGGGTTACCAGTTAACCGGCTACTTTGCACCATCAAGTCGGTACGGCAATGCACAGGATTTCATGTATCTGATTGACCAGTTGCATCAGGCCGGTATTGGTGTAATACTGGATTGGGTTCCATCGCATTTTCCTACTGATGAACATGGCCTGGGCTATTTTGACGGCACCCACCTGTATGAGTATGCCGATCCTCGGAAGGGTTTTCATCCCGATTGGAAAAGTTTAATATTCAATTTTTGCCGTAACGAGGTTAGAGCATTCTTAATATCAAATGCCCTGTATTGGCTTGATAAATATCATATAGATGGTTTACGTGTTGACGCCGTAGCTTCAATGCTTTATTTAGATTACTCTCGCAAAGAAGGGGAGTGGATACCTAATGAACATGGTGGGCGGGAGAACCTGGAGGCTATCAGCTTCCTACAGGAATTTAATGACGCGGTTCATCAACATCACCCTGATGTAATTACCATTGCCGAAGAATCGACCGCATGGCCAGGCGTTACCCAACCAACCAGCTGGGGTGGCTTAGGGTTTGATTTGAAGTGGATGATGGGCTGGATGCATGATACCTTAAGCTATTTTGAAAATGAGCCTTTGTACCGTAGCTATCACCAGGGCCAATTAACTTTTAGCTTGGTTTATGCCTTTACCGAAAAATTTGTGCTGCCGCTTTCACATGATGAAGTGGTGTACGGCAAGCATTCATTAATTAACAAAATGCCGGGTGATAACTGGCAGCAGTTTGCCAACCTCAGATTGCTTTACGGCTACATGTACGGACACCCAGGAGCAAAAATGATCTTCATGGGCGGTGATTTCGCTCAGCGACATGAGTGGGCGCATGATTACAGCATGGACTGGCACGAAACACATGATCCGCTGCACAAGGGTGTACAGCAGTGGCTTAAACAGCTAAACACACTATACAAGCAGTATCCTGCTTTTTATGAAAACAGTTACTCGCCCGATGGCTTTGAGTGGATTGATATGAATGATAGTGTAAATAGTGTGCTATCATGGGTGCGTAAGGGTTTTAATGAACAAGACAGACTGCTGTTTGTAGCAAACTTTACACCAGTAGTAAGGCACAATTATCGTATTGGTGTGCCACAATTGGGTGTATACCAAGAGATACTTAACTCGGATAACCTGAGTTATGGCGGTAGCGACGTACTTAATTCGGGTAATTTGGAAACTTACCCCATTCCTATGCATGGTAAACAACATTCGCTGTTGCTGACCTTGCCGCCATTGGGTATAACTATATTAAAATACGATACTTCCTTTGATTGGCTTTATACCGCATAA
- a CDS encoding CaiB/BaiF CoA-transferase family protein, whose product MRPLEDYLVVDFSQFLSGPSAGLRLADLGARVIKIERPDTGDICRHLYTSNVIMNGESSVFHAINRNKESFTADLKSGDDVQNVWELVKKADVVMHNYRPGVMERLGFDYESVKAVNPTVIYGEISGYGNVGPWKDKPGQDLLLQSLTGLTWLTGNAGGPVPMGLSIIDMLAGTHLTQGILACLVRRTLKNEGALVQVSMLESAYDLQFEAVTTYYYDGLLPERSAKNNAHAYLGAPYGVYKTANGYMALAMGSIPQLAQLLQCNALLPYTEVAQAFHQRDEIKTILADHLQTNTTESWLAVLQPADIWCAEVLDWKTLMQQEGFKALDMIQEVTMNDGYQYRTTRCPIRIDGEILTSFKGSPALGQDTQAILNEMSK is encoded by the coding sequence ATGAGGCCTTTAGAAGATTATTTAGTGGTAGATTTTAGCCAGTTTCTATCCGGCCCATCGGCAGGTTTACGGTTGGCAGATTTAGGCGCGCGCGTTATCAAAATAGAACGACCAGATACCGGCGATATTTGCCGGCATTTATATACGTCAAACGTCATTATGAATGGCGAATCGTCGGTATTTCATGCCATTAACCGTAATAAAGAAAGCTTTACGGCTGATTTGAAAAGTGGTGATGACGTACAAAACGTTTGGGAACTGGTAAAAAAAGCTGACGTGGTAATGCATAATTACCGCCCCGGCGTAATGGAACGTTTAGGTTTTGATTATGAAAGTGTAAAAGCCGTGAACCCAACCGTTATTTATGGCGAAATTTCGGGCTACGGCAACGTTGGTCCGTGGAAGGATAAGCCAGGGCAGGATTTGCTGTTGCAGTCACTAACGGGTTTAACCTGGCTAACTGGCAATGCCGGTGGCCCGGTGCCTATGGGTTTGTCTATTATAGATATGCTGGCCGGTACGCATTTAACGCAAGGCATTTTAGCCTGCCTGGTTAGGCGCACATTAAAGAATGAAGGCGCATTGGTGCAGGTAAGTATGCTGGAGTCGGCTTATGACTTACAGTTTGAGGCCGTAACCACCTATTACTATGATGGCCTGCTGCCTGAGCGTTCTGCCAAAAACAATGCGCATGCTTATTTAGGGGCACCTTATGGGGTATATAAAACAGCCAATGGCTATATGGCTTTGGCAATGGGCTCTATACCTCAACTGGCACAGTTACTCCAATGCAATGCGCTTTTGCCTTATACCGAGGTAGCACAGGCGTTTCATCAGCGTGATGAAATTAAGACTATACTGGCCGATCACTTGCAAACTAACACCACCGAAAGCTGGCTGGCTGTTTTACAACCTGCCGATATATGGTGTGCAGAGGTGCTGGATTGGAAAACCCTGATGCAGCAGGAAGGCTTTAAGGCACTGGATATGATACAGGAAGTAACCATGAACGATGGCTACCAGTACCGTACCACCCGGTGCCCTATACGCATAGATGGTGAAATACTTACGTCATTCAAAGGATCGCCTGCTTTAGGGCAGGATACTCAAGCTATATTAAATGAGATGAGCAAATGA
- a CDS encoding MaoC/PaaZ C-terminal domain-containing protein, producing the protein MYFKSTFFDDYTVGDKRVTLGRTITETDFVVHAGHTGDFFPHHLDAEWCATQPFKQRIAHGTMIFSIGIGLTASEINPEAFSKGYDKLRFVKPVFIGDTIHSEVTISEKADAKKPEQGTVTEHVEVINQHGQVVLACDHLLIVNRK; encoded by the coding sequence ATGTACTTTAAATCAACTTTTTTTGACGATTATACCGTAGGCGATAAACGTGTAACCTTGGGCCGTACCATTACCGAAACCGACTTTGTGGTTCATGCAGGCCATACCGGTGATTTCTTTCCGCACCATTTGGATGCTGAGTGGTGTGCTACCCAGCCGTTCAAGCAACGTATTGCTCATGGTACCATGATATTCAGTATTGGTATAGGGCTCACAGCATCTGAAATTAATCCTGAGGCATTTTCAAAAGGATATGATAAATTGCGTTTTGTAAAGCCGGTATTTATCGGTGATACCATACATTCGGAAGTAACCATCTCAGAAAAAGCTGACGCTAAAAAACCTGAGCAGGGTACGGTAACCGAACATGTAGAAGTCATCAATCAGCATGGCCAGGTTGTACTAGCATGTGATCATCTGCTGATTGTTAATCGCAAATAA
- a CDS encoding extracellular solute-binding protein, with translation MSTPDTIRIAVRKFGPFESALQKLWDGYCAETGCTLKAEMVPMDLDLLHETIIQNKGLQNGDWDIAHLVTDWLYKAWTDGLLEDLTPYIKRNSPEGYPDGWSPSLLSAQQYGESVAGLPFHDGPECFIYRKDLFEDLNEQRAFQAQYGRPLQVPQTWDDFLDVARFFNRPEQNLYGTIFAGYPDGHNTVFDFVLQLWTRGGELTDASGEVNIDTPQAVKALEFYRNVLNDDTAIHPQSSQCESVAMGMAFARGEAAMMVNWFGFASMCEVVAESNVKGKVDIANIPAELGSQPASLNVYWLYTIGSGSRHKQKAYDFLRFATNRQNDKLLTLEGGIGCRLSTWNDADINNTIPYYHKLGMLHEVARSLPQKRNWAQIAHVIDEVVLAAVNTQTPAEQLLQQGQQKINQLSKD, from the coding sequence ATGAGCACCCCCGATACGATAAGAATAGCTGTACGCAAGTTTGGTCCTTTTGAAAGTGCCCTGCAAAAGCTTTGGGATGGTTACTGTGCCGAAACTGGCTGTACCTTAAAAGCCGAAATGGTGCCCATGGACCTGGATCTGCTTCATGAAACCATCATACAGAACAAAGGCTTGCAAAACGGCGACTGGGATATAGCACACTTGGTAACCGATTGGCTGTACAAAGCCTGGACTGATGGCTTACTGGAAGACTTAACGCCTTATATAAAACGGAACTCGCCTGAAGGGTATCCTGATGGATGGAGCCCCTCTTTGCTGTCTGCGCAGCAATACGGCGAATCCGTTGCGGGCTTGCCGTTTCATGATGGCCCTGAATGTTTCATCTACCGTAAAGATTTGTTTGAAGACCTAAACGAACAACGAGCATTTCAAGCTCAATATGGCAGGCCGTTGCAGGTGCCCCAAACCTGGGATGACTTCTTAGACGTTGCCCGGTTTTTTAATCGGCCTGAGCAAAACCTGTACGGAACCATCTTTGCAGGTTATCCCGACGGACACAATACCGTATTTGATTTTGTGCTCCAACTGTGGACACGCGGTGGAGAACTAACCGATGCCAGCGGCGAGGTAAATATTGACACACCGCAGGCTGTAAAAGCTCTTGAGTTCTACCGTAATGTTCTGAATGATGATACCGCTATTCACCCGCAATCATCACAATGCGAATCGGTAGCTATGGGCATGGCCTTTGCCCGTGGCGAGGCGGCTATGATGGTGAATTGGTTTGGTTTTGCCTCTATGTGTGAGGTAGTAGCTGAGTCGAACGTTAAAGGCAAGGTAGATATAGCAAACATACCTGCTGAACTGGGTAGCCAACCGGCATCATTAAATGTTTACTGGCTTTATACAATAGGTTCAGGTAGCCGGCATAAACAAAAAGCTTACGATTTTCTGCGCTTTGCCACTAACCGGCAAAATGATAAGCTGCTAACACTTGAAGGTGGCATAGGTTGTCGGCTTTCTACCTGGAACGATGCGGATATAAACAATACCATACCTTACTACCACAAGCTGGGCATGCTGCATGAGGTAGCTCGTTCGCTTCCTCAAAAACGTAACTGGGCTCAGATAGCACACGTTATTGACGAGGTAGTATTAGCTGCTGTTAATACGCAAACACCGGCTGAACAATTACTGCAGCAAGGCCAGCAAAAGATAAACCAATTAAGTAAAGACTAA
- a CDS encoding CaiB/BaiF CoA-transferase family protein has protein sequence MVKPLEGLVVLEFSQFMAGPTAGLRLADLGARVIKIERPVKGEAGRQIAIRNIFVNGDSLVFHTINRNKESYAADLKDPEDLERVKKLIAQADVITHNFRPGVMEKIGLDYGAVQAINPKIIYGVVTGYGSKGPWASRPGQDLLIQSLSGLTYLSDTQDAGPVPFGLAVADIMCGAHFVQGILAALIKRHKTQKSVLVEVSLLESVLDLQFEFLTTHLNDGEKLPQRSSIKGTGHPYLSAPYGIYRTADGYLSLAMGNLHKIGEAVGVDLTAYAEKASWFEQRDEIMQLLAGQLQNRNTAEWLALLEPLDIWCSDVLNYAQSLHHEAFEAMGIQQHVMLPGGKQLSTTRCPIRIDHTRLYSSVAAPRPGAQTEIINQQFNLTEA, from the coding sequence ATGGTTAAGCCCTTAGAAGGATTAGTGGTGCTGGAGTTCAGCCAGTTTATGGCCGGACCAACAGCGGGTCTGCGCCTGGCCGATTTGGGTGCGCGCGTTATTAAGATTGAGCGTCCGGTAAAAGGTGAGGCAGGTCGGCAAATTGCTATTCGCAACATCTTTGTAAATGGTGACAGCCTGGTTTTTCATACCATTAACCGTAACAAAGAATCATACGCGGCCGACTTGAAAGATCCGGAGGATTTAGAGCGCGTAAAGAAACTGATTGCACAGGCTGATGTAATTACCCATAACTTCCGTCCGGGTGTAATGGAAAAGATTGGGTTGGATTACGGGGCTGTGCAAGCCATAAATCCTAAAATTATATATGGCGTAGTTACCGGTTATGGCAGCAAAGGTCCTTGGGCATCAAGGCCAGGGCAGGATTTGCTCATCCAATCACTATCAGGTTTAACTTATCTGTCAGACACGCAGGATGCAGGTCCCGTGCCGTTTGGCTTGGCCGTTGCTGATATTATGTGCGGTGCACACTTTGTACAGGGTATTCTGGCTGCTTTAATTAAGCGCCATAAAACACAAAAAAGCGTATTAGTTGAGGTAAGTTTGCTCGAATCTGTACTTGACTTGCAATTCGAGTTCCTCACAACGCATCTGAACGATGGCGAAAAGCTGCCGCAACGCAGTAGCATAAAAGGTACAGGCCATCCCTATCTAAGCGCACCTTACGGCATTTACCGTACGGCCGATGGTTACCTTTCATTAGCCATGGGCAATTTGCATAAGATAGGAGAGGCTGTTGGTGTAGATTTAACAGCCTACGCTGAAAAAGCATCCTGGTTTGAACAGCGTGATGAGATTATGCAGTTGTTGGCCGGGCAATTACAAAATAGAAATACTGCTGAATGGCTGGCTTTACTGGAGCCGTTAGACATATGGTGTTCTGATGTATTAAACTATGCACAAAGCCTGCACCATGAGGCTTTCGAAGCGATGGGCATACAGCAGCATGTTATGCTACCCGGTGGCAAGCAACTAAGTACCACACGTTGCCCTATCCGTATTGATCATACAAGATTATACTCATCCGTAGCCGCCCCACGACCAGGCGCTCAAACCGAAATTATCAACCAACAATTTAATTTAACCGAAGCATGA
- a CDS encoding Gfo/Idh/MocA family oxidoreductase, whose protein sequence is MQIPYKPILPQNPQPIIIIGAGGIVGDAHLPAYKKAGFQVFGITNRTRAKAEKLATDWNIPNVFDTVADAVAHAPAGTVYDVTIMPEKFVETLELLPDGSGVLIQKPMGDYFWQSKEILEVCRRKKLAAAINCQLRFAPYVSAARYMIEQGLIGQVYDMEVRVTLETPWELFPFVMVHPRLEIQYHSIHYIDLMRSFLGEPRTVMAKTLKHPAKELSSSRSTILFDYGDTMHAIINTNHDHSFGPHNQESFIKWEGTKGAIKARMGLLMDYPHGVPDKFEYCIVEEGKVPEWKEMQLEGSWFPDAFIGTMSSLMRYKAGETDVLPTSVEDVIKTMAVVESAYQSSDDGGVLMANQLTDI, encoded by the coding sequence ATGCAAATACCTTATAAACCCATACTGCCGCAAAACCCGCAACCTATCATCATAATAGGTGCCGGCGGCATTGTGGGCGATGCACACCTGCCTGCCTACAAAAAAGCAGGTTTTCAGGTTTTTGGCATTACCAACCGTACGCGCGCCAAGGCCGAAAAACTGGCTACCGACTGGAATATACCAAACGTTTTTGATACCGTGGCTGATGCTGTAGCGCATGCTCCTGCCGGTACTGTATACGATGTTACTATTATGCCCGAAAAATTTGTAGAAACGCTGGAATTATTGCCTGATGGCAGCGGCGTGCTCATACAAAAGCCCATGGGCGATTATTTTTGGCAGAGTAAAGAGATTCTGGAGGTATGCCGCCGTAAAAAGCTGGCTGCTGCTATAAACTGTCAGCTGCGTTTTGCACCCTATGTAAGCGCTGCGCGCTACATGATTGAGCAGGGATTGATTGGACAAGTGTACGATATGGAAGTGCGGGTTACACTCGAAACTCCCTGGGAGTTATTTCCTTTTGTAATGGTACACCCACGATTAGAAATACAGTATCACAGCATTCATTATATAGACCTTATGCGGTCATTTTTGGGCGAGCCACGTACCGTTATGGCCAAAACGCTAAAACATCCTGCAAAGGAACTTTCATCGTCGCGTTCAACCATTTTATTTGATTATGGCGATACCATGCATGCCATTATCAATACCAATCACGATCACTCTTTTGGGCCGCACAACCAGGAAAGCTTTATTAAATGGGAGGGTACCAAAGGCGCTATCAAAGCCCGCATGGGCTTACTAATGGATTACCCGCATGGTGTACCCGATAAATTTGAGTATTGCATTGTGGAAGAAGGGAAGGTGCCTGAGTGGAAAGAAATGCAGTTAGAGGGGTCCTGGTTTCCGGATGCATTTATCGGTACCATGTCTAGCCTGATGCGCTATAAGGCTGGCGAAACTGATGTGCTGCCTACCAGTGTGGAAGACGTTATTAAAACTATGGCTGTAGTAGAAAGTGCTTACCAAAGCAGTGACGATGGTGGCGTGCTGATGGCTAATCAGTTAACAGATATCTGA
- the fucP gene encoding L-fucose:H+ symporter permease, whose protein sequence is MAIITDNDSGLVTETNTQGKSYTLPFILITCLFFLWGMAHNLDSILIPHLKKACQLDNRQSTLIDTAVFLAYFLMAIPAGMMLKKWGYKNSILAGLVIFAIGALLFVPAANTLAYGIFLVALFIIGCGLTILETAANPYATVLGDPAGATTRLNLAASFNGLAAMVAPLVGANFILSGKEFTPAQLSAMTDTARAAYLQGEASAVKLPYIILAAVLILVAVLFYFIKFPEIKNVSKEPTTGGSFFGVLKHRHLLLGVFAQFFYVGAQVCVTSFFIRMAKQGGGLDEKTAGYYLGLYGFLFMAGRFVGTAFLRFMSSAKLLAIYSVVAVALCAIAILGNGAYVIYALGALGFFMSIMFPTIFALGIDGLGDDTKPGSSWLVMSIVGGAIIPYAMATVIDYSSDRIQPGYIIPLVCFLFILYYGLSGYKIKKHLITT, encoded by the coding sequence ATGGCCATAATAACCGATAATGATTCGGGTTTAGTAACCGAAACCAACACACAGGGCAAAAGCTATACTTTGCCGTTTATTTTAATAACATGCCTGTTCTTTTTGTGGGGAATGGCGCACAATTTAGACTCTATCCTTATTCCGCACTTGAAAAAGGCTTGCCAGTTAGATAACCGGCAATCGACGTTGATTGATACAGCTGTATTTTTGGCCTATTTCTTAATGGCCATTCCAGCAGGAATGATGTTGAAAAAGTGGGGTTATAAGAACAGCATTTTGGCTGGTTTGGTCATATTTGCTATCGGGGCCTTATTATTTGTTCCGGCAGCAAATACGCTGGCTTATGGCATATTCTTGGTCGCTTTATTTATTATAGGTTGCGGATTAACCATATTGGAAACGGCAGCCAATCCTTATGCAACTGTATTGGGGGATCCGGCAGGGGCTACAACCCGTTTAAACCTGGCAGCGTCCTTTAATGGGCTGGCAGCTATGGTGGCGCCCTTGGTTGGTGCAAACTTCATTCTTTCTGGTAAGGAGTTTACGCCCGCACAACTATCAGCCATGACTGATACTGCCCGTGCAGCTTACCTGCAAGGCGAAGCTTCGGCGGTAAAGCTTCCCTATATTATTTTGGCTGCTGTTCTTATTCTGGTGGCGGTACTTTTTTATTTCATAAAGTTTCCGGAGATAAAAAATGTATCGAAAGAGCCTACTACAGGAGGGAGCTTTTTTGGTGTGCTAAAGCACCGTCATTTACTACTAGGTGTGTTTGCCCAGTTTTTTTATGTAGGTGCACAAGTTTGTGTAACCAGTTTTTTTATACGTATGGCTAAACAGGGCGGAGGACTTGATGAAAAAACAGCCGGTTATTACCTGGGTCTTTATGGCTTTTTATTTATGGCGGGCCGGTTTGTTGGCACTGCATTTTTGCGCTTCATGTCATCAGCTAAACTGCTGGCTATATATTCGGTTGTTGCAGTTGCCCTGTGTGCAATAGCTATATTAGGCAACGGCGCTTATGTCATTTATGCATTGGGTGCACTTGGTTTTTTCATGTCTATTATGTTCCCTACCATTTTTGCCTTGGGTATTGATGGTTTGGGCGACGATACGAAGCCAGGCTCCTCATGGTTGGTTATGTCTATTGTTGGCGGTGCTATCATTCCTTATGCTATGGCCACAGTTATTGATTACAGTAGCGACCGCATACAACCAGGTTACATAATTCCACTGGTGTGCTTCCTGTTTATCCTGTACTATGGCCTTAGCGGCTACAAAATTAAAAAGCACCTCATCACTACCTAA
- a CDS encoding extracellular solute-binding protein: MSDQIILKGITWNHSRGFVPMTATAQRFSELNPGVEIIWEKRSLQQFADLSIEQLAARYDLLVIDHPWAGFAANTRTILPFDEFLSPEFLKDQEVNTVGESYISYNFHGQQWALPIDAATPVAASRPDLLTAHGTDKPSTYDELIDLAKRGLVACPLIPIDSLMTFYTFCCSLGEDPFQQEGEVVSRETGIQALQMYRQLAQLVDPACFGYNPIKVYERMTLTDDIAYCPFAYGYSNYSREGYARRVLHFHDMVTLNGKTNLRSTLGGTGLAVSSQCQHIDVAMKYAEYVASPACQQGLYTDNGGQPGHLSAWTSSATNSKTHNYFSNTLPALQRAFLRPRYNGSMYFQDHGGDVVRNYLMNGGSELQVLADLDKLYQTSRANVQHG, from the coding sequence ATGTCTGATCAAATTATATTAAAGGGAATTACCTGGAACCATAGTCGTGGTTTTGTACCCATGACAGCGACTGCCCAGCGTTTTTCTGAATTAAATCCCGGTGTGGAAATTATATGGGAAAAACGCTCCCTGCAACAATTTGCCGATCTGTCTATCGAGCAGTTAGCTGCCCGTTATGATCTGCTGGTAATTGATCACCCTTGGGCTGGTTTTGCGGCTAACACCCGTACTATATTGCCTTTTGATGAATTTTTATCGCCAGAATTTTTGAAAGATCAGGAAGTAAATACAGTTGGCGAATCTTACATCAGCTATAACTTTCATGGCCAGCAATGGGCTTTGCCTATTGATGCCGCCACACCGGTGGCTGCAAGTCGCCCGGATTTATTGACTGCGCACGGTACCGACAAGCCATCAACTTATGATGAACTGATTGACCTGGCTAAACGCGGGTTGGTTGCTTGTCCACTTATACCAATAGATTCACTGATGACTTTCTATACCTTCTGCTGTTCATTAGGTGAAGATCCTTTTCAGCAGGAAGGCGAGGTGGTAAGTCGTGAAACAGGCATACAAGCCCTGCAGATGTACCGCCAGCTGGCGCAACTTGTTGATCCGGCTTGCTTCGGTTACAATCCCATTAAAGTATATGAGCGCATGACGCTTACTGATGATATTGCCTACTGCCCGTTTGCTTACGGCTATTCTAACTACTCACGTGAGGGTTATGCTCGCCGTGTACTGCATTTTCATGATATGGTAACGCTAAACGGCAAAACCAATCTGCGTTCCACATTGGGCGGTACAGGATTAGCCGTTTCATCGCAATGCCAGCACATTGATGTGGCTATGAAGTATGCGGAGTATGTAGCCTCGCCGGCTTGTCAGCAAGGTTTGTACACCGATAATGGCGGGCAGCCCGGGCACTTAAGTGCCTGGACGAGCAGCGCAACCAACAGTAAAACGCACAACTACTTCTCAAATACATTGCCCGCCTTACAACGCGCATTTTTGCGACCGCGGTACAATGGCTCTATGTATTTTCAGGATCATGGCGGCGATGTAGTGCGCAACTACCTCATGAATGGTGGTAGCGAACTGCAGGTGTTGGCTGATCTGGATAAATTGTATCAAACTTCAAGAGCAAATGTGCAGCATGGTTAA
- a CDS encoding ribulose-bisphosphate carboxylase large subunit family protein: MERITGKYYIETPYELEKAAAVLAGEQSSGTFVAIPGETEELKQRFAARVEKIMPLESVKEPAIPGATSKSGLYHRANIEVSWSIENFGYNLPVLISTLQGNLYELTQFTGLKLMDIELPASYSGHFKGPQFGITGCRELTQVQDRPLIGTIIKPSIGMSPQQTAALVKTLAEAGIDFVKDDELQSSAANSKFEDRVDAIMRVINDHADKTGKKVMYAFNISDETDSMLRRYEYIVNAGGTCAMLSLNSVGLSGVKKICDQRQLAIHGHRNGWGMLNRHPLLGIEFPAYQKLWRLAGVDQIHVNGIQNKFWESDDSVVRSIEACLQPLANGTTVLPVVSSGQWGGQAFETYRRTQTVDLLYMAGGGIMAHPDGPTGGVVALQQAWQGAVYGLTQQEAVKKYPEFANSVKKFGTSS, encoded by the coding sequence ATGGAGCGAATAACCGGAAAATATTATATAGAAACACCTTACGAGCTTGAGAAAGCAGCTGCAGTGCTGGCAGGCGAGCAATCGAGCGGTACATTTGTGGCCATACCCGGCGAAACAGAGGAGCTTAAGCAACGCTTTGCAGCGCGGGTTGAAAAGATAATGCCTTTAGAGTCGGTTAAAGAGCCGGCTATACCGGGGGCGACCTCAAAAAGTGGCCTGTATCACAGAGCGAATATTGAGGTATCATGGTCAATTGAAAACTTTGGTTACAACTTGCCTGTACTTATTTCTACGCTACAAGGTAACTTGTATGAGCTTACGCAGTTTACTGGGCTTAAGCTGATGGACATTGAGTTGCCTGCTTCTTATAGCGGGCATTTTAAGGGTCCGCAATTTGGTATTACCGGTTGCCGCGAGCTTACACAGGTACAAGATAGACCATTGATAGGAACTATCATAAAGCCCAGCATTGGCATGTCGCCCCAGCAAACCGCTGCGCTGGTTAAAACCTTGGCTGAAGCAGGAATTGACTTTGTTAAAGATGATGAATTGCAGTCATCTGCCGCTAACTCTAAATTTGAGGACAGGGTTGATGCCATTATGCGGGTAATTAACGACCATGCCGATAAAACGGGTAAAAAGGTAATGTATGCTTTTAACATCAGCGATGAGACAGATAGTATGCTGCGCCGTTACGAATATATAGTAAATGCAGGCGGTACATGCGCCATGCTCAGCTTGAATAGCGTGGGGCTTTCGGGCGTTAAGAAGATTTGCGATCAGCGTCAACTGGCTATTCATGGGCACCGCAATGGCTGGGGTATGTTAAACCGCCATCCGCTGCTGGGTATTGAATTTCCGGCTTATCAAAAGCTATGGCGCTTGGCCGGTGTTGATCAGATTCATGTTAACGGTATCCAAAACAAATTCTGGGAGTCTGATGATTCTGTTGTACGGTCAATCGAAGCCTGTTTGCAACCATTAGCTAATGGAACAACGGTATTACCGGTGGTATCTTCAGGTCAATGGGGAGGGCAGGCATTTGAGACGTATCGTCGTACCCAAACGGTTGATTTGCTTTATATGGCCGGCGGGGGCATTATGGCGCACCCTGACGGGCCAACCGGCGGGGTTGTGGCTTTGCAACAAGCCTGGCAGGGGGCGGTTTACGGGTTAACCCAGCAAGAAGCAGTTAAAAAATATCCCGAGTTTGCCAATTCGGTTAAAAAGTTTGGCACCTCCTCATGA